In Aricia agestis chromosome 16, ilAriAges1.1, whole genome shotgun sequence, one genomic interval encodes:
- the LOC121735054 gene encoding serine/threonine-protein kinase pakD-like gives MASQFKEGRGKRLLQMCGNDNNKENNNMNRTDDLVPTTSSIKPGIDVSDDTGTINDDLEQTLNSEYFSEDDDDSVKDPNYSSSSSSSTSSGSSRSSSRSSTVQHVIPPTSINDPEVLGDQNLRQSSPQYEEKNEVSESDQNIDLPIQQSVQENKDEEGVQDIQPPSQSVQESNEEITQNIRLPSQSAQENIDEEAAQNLTEMEDNSNVKKGRKRLARVDEWLSVKAKKLRNTVNLDLIIRNAIYGMKEKLTEAQTKSDLAYLIL, from the exons ATGGCTAGCCAATTTAAAGAAGGTCGAGGCAAGCGGTTACTGCAAATGTGTGGAAATGAtaacaataaagaaaataataacatgAACCGCACAg ATGATTTAGTACCCACCACCAGTAGTATAAAACCAGGCATTGATGTATCAGACGATACCGGAACAATTAACGATGACCTTGAACAGACTCTAAACTCGGAATATTTTTCTGAAGATGATGACGATTCGGTGAAGGACCCTAACTATTCGAGTAGTTCTTCCAGTAGCACTTCCAGCGGTTCTTCCAGGAGCTCTTCCAGATCTTCTACGGTACAGCATGTAATCCCACCAACCAGTATAAATGACCCAGAAGTGTTAGGCGACCAAAACTTAAGACAATCGAGCCCTCAATATGAAGAGAAGAATGAAGTTAGTGAAAGTGACCAAAACATTGACTTACCCATCCAACAATCTGTACAGGAGAACAAAGATGAAGAAGGTGTCCAAGATATCCAACCACCGTCACAATCTGTACAGGAGAGTAATGAAGAAATTACTCAAAACATTAGACTACCGTCACAATCTGCACAAGAAAATATAGATGAAGAAGCGGCACAAAATTTGACTGAAATGGAGGACAACAGTAATGTTAAGAAAGGCAGAAAACGTCTAGCAAGAGTTGATGAGTGGCTAAGTGTCAAAGCAAAGAAATTACGTAATACCG TGAACTTGGATCTGATTATACGGAATGCTATTTATGGCATGAAGGAGAAGCTAACAGAGGCGCAGACGAAATCGGATCTTGCATACTTGATTTTATAG